The Anastrepha ludens isolate Willacy chromosome 2, idAnaLude1.1, whole genome shotgun sequence DNA window CTTTACACCCTACGCAATGCAATGCTATGATAATGGAAAGCTTTATTAATCTCATTAATGATGACTCACCAATTATATTATTGTTGGCATTGCTCATGCCAATGCAATCGCATGAATTGCTCTTCGCTTGCCCATACTGCTGTCTGTTTGAGTTTTTGTCATTTTCATCTGAGTCTAAGCTGGAATTCGAACTAGAGCATGAGCACCGATACAACACCTGTTGTCCATCAGCACCATTACCTACACCAACACCATCTGCTACACCGCTACGCTCTTTTGGTACATATTCAAAGACACCTGAATTATCATATTGCAATGCTTTTTGTTCCTCCATATCGTAAACATCAGAATTTCCGTAGTCAAGCACGTCGGAACAAGCATTGCGATACACCACACATCGCCGCCTTTGTTCGCGACTATTTTGTTCCGCTTCATCTTCGTGTGCATGCGCACACAGCTCTGTATGTGTTGCTGCGCCGCCGGCAGCGCCACCATCACCTTCTGAGCACCATGAATACCGTCCTGCAACGCCAACATGCTGAAGTGCTTTTCGGCCCGACTTGTAGGTAATGAAGCCATGCTCAATGTGTATGTTGTCGGTGCGAGTATTCTTGAGTATATCTTCGTGGAAGGAAACGCGCTTTTTGGGCGCCTTAGGTGTAACGGTTGCTTTGCGCGCCTTACGTCgatatacaatattttctgTGGTATCGAATGTAGAGCAGGTGCTTGTGGTCATTGCATCTTCGACGGGGATGTTAGTTGTGGTGTTATCGTTTGTCGTATTTATGATGGTTACATTCGAATTAGTGTCCACGCCAGCTAAAATCTCTTCGAATGCTGCACTAACGAAATGACGCTCTTCGATCGGAGGTGGCGGCGCTGCCACAACAGCAACCTGTTCATTACTACCAGACCGCTCTTGTGCATTATATGTTTTTAATTCTTCGAATTCGAAACCTGTCTGTGAAGTGATTGATTCAACCATAAATTCACTGGACTCAGAATCCATCATCTGCACTCCAGAATCACTTGGCGTCGTGTCCTCCAATGTGCTATTCATACTTGAATTCATTTTGTCCAACGTCGAAGTGGCTTCAAACTTGTTGCCTATTTTGTTAGCTTGTCCCTTTCGATCGAAAGTGTTGACAGTACACAATGGCGATTCCATTATGACATCGAAAGATGATGGAGGACGCTCCACTAATATTTCTATACGTAGTTAAaaataggtatgtacatatatgaataatGTATACACGTTTGAATATTTTGTAGGTATATCCACTTTATATGCAAGGATTtggagaggattttttttaatatttcgagtTTAGGAAAACTGTTAtccaatttgtgccaattattgTACCATTTCATGATCttaaacaatagaaaaaaacatagTTATAATTAATGTAAGTAATTTCGATTTGGATGTGATACAGATGCACTTTtaggcaaaaatcaatattcaACTGGCATCACACCGGCATCGGGCAATGCAGAGGcaatgaatacaatatcaaaagCACAATGAATCGGGATCGTATACCCACTCCATTGAATTTAGTTATTTGCACTCAAATGCAAGAGCCAACATGAACTACTGTTGCTGCAGTTTGCCTGACACCACCCGCCGCCACTAACCACCCACTTTTTCGTTCAAGTCAATATTCACTTTGCGAAAGTGTGCAGAATTTAATTCGTACCTTCCATTTGTTGTGGGAAATCCATGTTTTTCGTTACGAATTTTATGTGCACGATTTACAGTAGATAAATCTTTcactttttcaagattttttttattaattaattgtttgcaatacccaatttttgtttgttttgattaGAGTGGCCGGTTTCCCATATCCGCTTCTAAGGTTATTTCTTTGATGTGCAACACGAAAGTGACTGACGAAAATAAGAAAATCGATAATTTCCTATGTGAGTTTATTTAGCTAGCTATGTTTAAGGTGATGATGTTTTGCTATGTTGTGTATACTTTTATTAGTGCATTTTCAAATCGAGTGAAGATAGTATCTTCTGTAGCATTTATATAACGAGAGAGTGAGGTGGACGGTATTAGTTTGATCTGAGTGATTTCTAATAAACATTCCACCAATTGAGAGATCTTGCATAGATCTGCCCGTGTTATCTCGGAGAGCAGGTTAAATTCTAATGCCAGTAAAGAGTCTGCAGAGAAAAGTTTCATGTACagtacaatcgtgatagtccgacatttcttaatccgacacgttcggtaatccgacaacctcataacgtctatggatgcaattggcattattttattttgatcagtcgtagcaaagcagcagagggggattgttttgtttcccggtcacaacgtatttgtcattaaatttgaacgacgccagttctctcgcgatttctgacggtgttgatgtgatttttttctgtcttttcgtatcattaaatggaaccttcggtagtccggaatatttgataatccgacaacgagttggtcccgtatgtgtcggactatcacgattggactGTATATAGTTATCGGTCATTCCCTATCTGCATTGATTATAATTTGtagaaagcaatatttttaatattttgatttctttaaGGTTCTTCTCAAGTTTATTAAATCCTGGCCTCTTTGTTCTATTTGTGAGGGTTTATGGGAAAAAATTGGGCTGGTTTATAGAAAAAGTTCGAAAGTCCTAACAACTGTTTCGAATCAGTATTTTTATGCACACCgctgtttataaattttcccaAGGAGTGGTAAATAAAATTCAACATTTAGATTAGTATAGTTAAAAGTAATGAACTATGATATCTCCTTGTCAAGagaaccgattttaatagtAGTCGCAGGAATGTATAAGTCGCCCTCAGATTATTTCCAAGCCGACACGAGTTCCAATACGACATCATACCCTGCGGTAATACCCCTCACCACATCGTAAGTTTCGACCCCTGCCTTGGGGACAAAGATTAGAACCttgtaaaaaaaagattataacTCTTCCTGTTGCGGAATgtctttaattttcaaactttttattttgttgttttcttcaagctattgaagatttttctttgtatgtatacgtcaattcagttggatgaatatagtaaatatattttagtgtCAGTTGGATATGTTTTgtgattttaaattatttgttgatTCTTGACTCCTGGTTTGACAGTTATTTACGGTTTGGTTAATCAAAAGGTCGCATATctgtatttatgttattttcattgttttttttttcggccTAATCACACTCACTGAACCTAGGACTTTAGATTTTACAAAATCATTGTTTTCTAATAACTATCAATTTTGCCTCTGTGACTCTTTTCATTCACATGCCTTTGGCAAGGTTCACACTTGAAGGTTTCAATGTCCTCCGCCGACGACACTATGTCGGAGTGGATATTTTTATCGCCGTACTCATCGAACTTAATCATAGATCACTCATCACAATTTTATCACAAACGGTCAGTGTCTCCTATTtgtgtaattaatttttggttATTGTAGTATTGCCTAAAAGTTAGtgtttgtaggtatgtatatgatGCAGATGAACTGTACAGCAATTAAAAAAGACTTTAATGTGCAAATGTGCCAGTAGTTTGATTAATATTCACTGAAACACGTCCACCAACACTCGATTATAAGCCTGATTATACCcaaattttctacattttcCTGGAGGATTAAAAATTTCACTGCTGCGTACTTGAATTGAAAATTGTGAATATGCAAATCAATAATCTGTGATGCTTCTTCTTGGCATTGGTGCCAattgcagagaacgtaaattgatAATAATTGGAATATTCTCAATGCACAAAAAGTGATGGGAATCCACGGTACACAAAAGGTGGTGCAGTCCGATAATCGGAATCTCATTTTTAGCGCTATTGACAACCGATAAGGTCAGTGCCgcgaataaacaaacaaaaagcagaGAAGTCACTTGCTGTGAATTTGCACTGAATGGCTTGGCGAATATTGTGACTTTCAAATTTGTGATTCTTATATTAAACATAATAGAACAAATTAAGTGCCGTGTATTAAATTGCGAATTCACGAATTATAATCACCGTGTACTTCCTCTTAAGCGAACACCTAAGGGACTGAAAATTTTGTCTGATTACGGCAGGTGTGcgcttatgagaaaagtgtaaaacaaagataataatattttatgggaGGTTTAAAGTGTTATGGGAGGCTTGTCCGCtctaaccaatttttttgtttaagttcttAAAGAATTGTGGTatgatttattcaattttaatcgAAATCTATAATGTGGtaaaatatgccaatttttttcaaaccctTGAAGAGatccatacaaatttttttaaggttttgaaattttcgttgattaatttgttttgtaCGCACGATATGAGATTTAGGTTTTTACGAGAGGAACCCTGCCTCCTTTTCCAACACATTATGCTTTTCGCCTTAAGAACGGCGTTCGTAATTTATGTAGCTgtataaaatttcaatacttAGTATGAGCGGTTCCAGAGAAAAACTATAAGAAGATTTCAGTTTGTATGGGAGGTGTTACGCCCGCTTATCCAATAACTAATACTTTTCGTCATATTAATACGTTCACATTTGCATTAATctcctataaatccaccaaattaatctacccgttcacatatggcagattacctgcaataTTGACAATCACCTGTCAAaactgctttgagaggtttttcttcatagaaattattctGGTGGAATATATCGGTGCTTTTGGTTtctgtaattattattaacggtatgaagaaaatacaaggagaaggaatatcTAATTTTATTACGCAATAGGCTGCtattaataaacagttggaggaaatccatatgtgacgtttactgaggttgcaaaaaattatggcagcaatgcgcgtgggatattctatattacattttataataaataataagaataataatatttaacaaaagttttattagaattatgtttacagacccgttttctttgccggcatccatttcatttagtttttattttgatgtttctccttacattcgtaataatacttacagagaacattgatgaatagagaagtctcTCAGAgaacattaacgttctctgtacttattgataacacagaaaacacagggttgctGCCAAAAAGtttcgttattatctaggattattttatggTCTAAGATTTTGGGAGATACATTTTTCATGAGAAATTgcactttttaattttgagttaagcgcgaaaaagtaaaccatgtacttatatgtgaacgtattataagacaGGTAATTTGTGTAactgtatcatattttattatCTTAGCATTTGTGGTTCCGGAGAAAAGCGATTTGGAAATTTCGTTTTAAATCAGATGTGCCCCCTTTTtccgatatatgtacatatatacaagttatGTATTCGGTTTTAGAGATATATTGTTGTTCACATTTGGGTTTACATATTATACACCACACGGGTATATGTAAAATCTCCGAATCGTACAGTGAGTATGAAATTTACTGAACTTTAATTGGAAATTTCTGAATTTGAATTGCAACTTTATTAAACTTACTGAAATTATAATGTAAATTCAAAAGTAGAATTCAAAACAACTCTCTGAAACCAAACTGAAAAAGGTACAAAGACAAATAAATCACTGGCTTCATTCGTTATTATCGAATGCACAGCACTAATCAAATAAGCTGATTTTGACGTTTCCCCATTCTTGCCTTTCGCACGGCAAATTTGACGGACTCCGTGAATTCTGATTAGGGTCGTTGTGTAAATTTTACATCGACTCATTTTTCCAGCATTTCTTACTGAAAATAGTCGTAAAAATGGAACTTGTAGCTTCAGCGCGTTGTGGCATTAAAATATTGCAGGTAAGTAACGGTTGTTGAAATCAAATCATGCGTTTAAACATTCTACCATAACCCTAATTCAATcacttataattttgtttttttccacaaaGCTCATGCAACCCCCAGCCATGCAAGCATTGCTGCAATTACAGGCACAACAATTGCGTCACCGCCAAACCAAACACTGGAATCCGAAATTTAAGAAGCTACGTTCACAAAAGTTTGTTAAGGTAGAATTACCTAACTTCCAAGAGAAACAAGGCGATTTGACGCAAGACGAAATACGTAGCCGCCTAAAGAAACGAGGTGTGCTGCCACCACGTCCCTGGCTAGAACGACCCTTCCATATTAGTTGCACCGGCGGTATTTTTGAACCTTATGTGCCGCCAGAAGGCGATGGCAAGAAGTCGATCATTTCCTCTACGGGTGCCAAACAAAAGTTTGAATTCCTTGAAAAGAAATCGAAAAGTTTTATGGCAGTACGCAAAATACGCGCGTATGAAGAAGAGTTCAGCACTGATGACTTTGCCAGTCAAGCCCAGGATATCTATGTTGCAGCGCACACACAAATGGCGGCGAAAAATAAACATCAGTTGCGTGAATACGTTACGGAACGCTGTTATCCCGAAATGATGCACAATGTGCGTGACAAGACCATCCACTGGCGTTTCTTGCAATCTTTGGAACCGCCACGCGTGGTACATGCACGCGTCACAGACATCATCAGCAAGGAAAATTTGTATGCGCAAGTTACTGTGCGATTTCACACACAACAAGTGTTAGCTATTTACGACCGGTTCGGACGTTTAATGCATGGCAGTGAAATCGTAGCTAAAGATGTATTAGAATACGTGgtatttgaaaaacatatttctaatgaATATGGACAATGGCGTTTGCACGATAAAATCATACCTGATTGGTTGCCGCCCAAAGAACCAGCGCCTATTACGTATCAAGTGATTGAAGAGGCGGAAGAAGCTGTGGAATTACTAGCTGAGGGTGATACGAAATTAGAGCCCGGTGCGGAGCAGCCAACTCAAAAACAGCCGGCGCAAATTCAAGCGGAGTCCTCATCAGCGTCAGATATGAAAGCGGATAGCGAAAGCAAGGCAAAGCCGACGACGGCAAGTCCGTCCATTTGATTGTACTTTTTGTTGGCAGGTTTTAGAATCAAATTGTTAGATTATCGaactattaaataaatgttATCAAATAACTGGGAATTTTAACGAATTGATTTCAATTAGGTGTATAGAAATCTAACAAAATGAACGTTCGAATAAATCATTTGCCAACAAAAGGAAACCGAAAAAATCGATATACATTTGCATGCAAACATAGCATAACTTTAGGCGCTAACAATACACTTCATACATCACCAAACTTGCAATAAGGAATTTagagaaaaaattttctaagaTATTGGCATAAAGTCAGACACTATAATTATTCTAATCTATATCACCACACtatttgtacttttttaaattggttGTTCTCTAATGCTTCTAGAAATAACTGCGTAGAtaataaaattactgttataccaacaattaagaaaaaaaaaaaaaaaaatttttgttaagaaTTACAATTCCATTGTTTAGAGCACAAATATTGTATCAATTATCTTTTTAAGTGCAAAAGCTGTTGTACgtagtgaaaatattaaagttaaattTGTGGCCACAAGCAATAACCAttgcaataaatattattttatatacgtatatgcGATATAGAAGACAATATTAACCATATtaaccatttatttttttaatatgatatccaGCATTTTAGACGTAAagttttaagccgcctccgaatggccgattgtttttatgcggagcttttCCAGAGAAACTCGTACATTTTTGCTATTGACTGCCGCtattagacaaaaaaaatttcctattaattggtgtttcgtgccctagtaaatggtagtcacacaccaaccgattcggctacggcggcagctTCAATTACTTGCAATTTAGCTATACTTGTCATATGCTGATATGGCCCCATAGAGCTCAGTATCTCACCGAACTTGCAAATTAGCACGAGCAGTGACAGAAATTCGCCAATCGCTTATAAAGCCAACAAACAACTCGTTCTTTTGCATTCCATACATTCCGTACACAGACAGAAATATCAGAATTACAATATCTCACTTCGACCGTAAACTCAGTATTGATTGAACGACACGCAACAAATAATAGCAGTGAAGTACTTTATCAGCAGTTTCCAGTGGCGGCGGGGTCCTTTAGACTTCAAATATATGTTAAGTGCAAAATACCATCAGGATTTGTAGACCCATAAAGACGGTGCAAACATCGATTTCTCTTAATTCTTGATTTCGCACGTAAACTTGGGCGCGTATGtagaagtttaacattttttatttgcatacaatacaaatacttttatatatgtatctattatattttaaattctatATTTCTGCCCGAAGTTCTCCGTATTTACTCACATTTCCTAGTAATTTTTGAAGCAAATTTTTGGACCAAAGATCAAACAAAGGCAaattatatacttgtatatagaccaccttgatcaaaaagttcccgaaatatattcagataattcaaaattcaagtttatttCTCAAAAGTGCTATTATCACCTTCAAAGAACTCCCCTTCCCTTCCAACGCATGTTGCGTGTTTGATCTAACtctcgaaatatttttgaaactttttttgagATATTCCATTACTTCTTTTCGGCTTTCAAAACGCATTCCTCGCAGTGGCTTTTTGCCCGACCAAACAGAATAAAATCACAGGGCGTCATATCAGATGAAATTCATGGCTGTTGCATGGCATTCGTTTCGTGCTTGATCAAAAATTCGgcgataatgatggcactgtacGACGATTCgctatcatggtgcaaaatctaCGAGCTGATTCTCACAAAtcctctttttttttggaaaattactacACGTAAACGCCTCATTCGCATAAATATCAACTATCtgccttctggcaaaaattcgtgcgTTGTACTCCACAAAACCATGAGCACCACTTTTTTTGCTCTTGGTTCATTTGGAGCTCTCCAAATTTTactaggaatgttaatcacagatgtggcaactaAAACACAAACGGAACTAAAATCAGTTGCTTTAGAACATCACCTGgtggttgttccgggaactttttgatcaggtggtatacatatgttatatattttttttgattgaaaagtatggCTCATTAtctaacaaaaactatataaatctaAGTTCCAAACTTaagacaaaaattagaaaaatttcacataACCCCTGCAGGACAaggttttttatatgaagaaaatgcgtgACTTTTTGCTAGACTAGGGTGCCAAAATTCATAACCTAATCACAGAAGTAGATAAATATTATGCTGAAATTAAGAGAGAATAAATACTATTAAAAGCTAGTTTAAGATATGCCCTTTTATAGTCACATGAAAGACATTTTGTggtaattttagtaaaaaaatgcatcaaaattTTACACCTTAATAAGAATTTTCTAAAGtatcgagtatgcagttttatagcccattgaattttgatataataaagtgcaagttttaagtgaatcaaaaattgttttgatttttgacaaaaacaaaccattttttttgctgccggtcttgtgcattttctccatacaacgAATGCACGTCTATTTTATTTAGACTAAGATTTATTGgaagtttgcacttcgacctcatggcttTTTGTAccttctactcatcacagtacctcatcaaGACCCAGTtatcttattaaacttaagatagagctggctaggactgagcgtatgtgcctttcttcagGCGGCAAATgaccgagatgtctcaaccttcccCGCCCGAAATTAGCCGGTTGCGATTGTGCGTACTTAACAGATTGAGTTGCTCGATACACACAAGGACCAGTGAGGACTTAAACTCACAGGATGACAAAAGCTTCAGGGCCACCTGACTGGCgctcacatttttatttacaaaaatcgcAAACAATTTACGAGAgaaacgtttttatttttgcaacttcAAACTCGCCAtttattgcactaaaatttaataagctataaaactgcatatcaaaaattcgtctaaaaattctaattgaaaaCCGTGGAATTGTGTTGAAGTTTGTggagtttttctaatttttgtataaaatttgaaaaatgtatttacactCTGCCAGAAAGTTAcggggaattgttcaataaaacgcaaaacaattgtttaatcatcaaaatttattttgtcgctttCAAAATAGGCCCCATTCGAAGCAAAACACATACGCCGAAGATTattccagtcatcaaagcaccttttaaacgcgtttgaagagacctgcttcagctccttcagcgaattcttctTAATGGTCTGTATCGACTCAATATCGacttctttccacaaattgggtcgTTTCCTCACCTGTTGTGATGCGCTGGGTAAACGTTCCGAATTTAGTTGCTCCAGCATGTCTTTAGCCACCtccttccgatgaattttttgaaagaaattcaagtcTTTTGGAACGACTTTTCAgccctctgcaaaagtcttATACCACCCGTAGACCCGTGCTTTTGTTAaaacacactcgccataggctttctgcattttcaatgattcggcacacgaaaacccgttcaaaatacaaaatttaagacaaattctttgttcgagaTTTTTATTCTTAGTGAAAATGGCAGAGCATACCTAcagttgactgatataattaaattccaaaaacaagctaattgacagatcacgcttaAACTCGGCGACAGGACAGTTgcaccaacattccagcaaaaaaaatttagacatacatacatatatgtatcgcgcgctttttaagagaacaattcccgatatttttttgacagaatgtatgaatcatttttatgttttagacAATGAGCCATGCTTCTAtataaaaataacgaaaattaaaaaaaaaaatagagaaaacttgtcaaaatttctcaaaatgttgatgtgctgTCGTTTTGACGCGGGCTGGTATGTGCGCTGCAACTTTCAATGCATTTatattgttcaataagttttgcggttcgctaagaaaaacacaattttatggttcgAAATACAATTCCTTATTCAGTATAAACTGCCTGAACATAAATATCCTTgatccaacgagattccaatttatgaatcccaaccctgaagtgagaatctggaggGGTTTAAAAATACGCTCCCATAGCTGTTATGCCCTCATTATTtgctgaaaaacgctttccacgcatgaataTTTTAACCCTGGAAATAGATGGAAGTAGCTAGAGGCCAAATCTAGTGAAAAGGGCGGATGCTTAGccttgtcaaaatgctcttgtgacaaaATAATTCCTGATTTCTGGGCCCGAActtgtttcggagccgaagatcCTGATTCACACCAC harbors:
- the LOC128871597 gene encoding probable 39S ribosomal protein L45, mitochondrial → MELVASARCGIKILQLMQPPAMQALLQLQAQQLRHRQTKHWNPKFKKLRSQKFVKVELPNFQEKQGDLTQDEIRSRLKKRGVLPPRPWLERPFHISCTGGIFEPYVPPEGDGKKSIISSTGAKQKFEFLEKKSKSFMAVRKIRAYEEEFSTDDFASQAQDIYVAAHTQMAAKNKHQLREYVTERCYPEMMHNVRDKTIHWRFLQSLEPPRVVHARVTDIISKENLYAQVTVRFHTQQVLAIYDRFGRLMHGSEIVAKDVLEYVVFEKHISNEYGQWRLHDKIIPDWLPPKEPAPITYQVIEEAEEAVELLAEGDTKLEPGAEQPTQKQPAQIQAESSSASDMKADSESKAKPTTASPSI